One Edaphobacter bradus DNA window includes the following coding sequences:
- a CDS encoding amidohydrolase family protein, producing MLGEICREKGWLSLPEAIHKITLAPARRIGLSNRGQLAPDHIADITVYDPSPSEHPPPMRTPLFHLTESNSSSSRAAP from the coding sequence CTGCTCGGAGAGATATGCAGGGAAAAAGGCTGGCTCTCGCTCCCCGAGGCCATCCACAAGATCACTCTTGCACCCGCCCGGCGCATCGGCCTCAGCAATCGCGGACAGTTGGCCCCCGACCACATCGCTGACATCACGGTCTACGATCCCAGTCCGTCGGAACATCCGCCACCTATGAGAACCCCTCTGTTTCACCTCACGGAATCGAACTCGTCCTCCTCGAGGGCCGCGCCGTAG
- a CDS encoding STAS domain-containing protein, translating to MQRTMGASTRSAGEVTIVELVGQIDLGSSPTLRKALLSSLKDTKQMAINLSGVSYIDSSGIASLVEVLKEAQDSKKRLVLYGVGGAVLQVLQLTRLTGVFEILETEEQVLQASTPNVRDRA from the coding sequence ATGCAAAGAACAATGGGTGCGTCAACGCGGTCTGCAGGAGAGGTTACAATCGTCGAACTCGTAGGTCAGATAGACCTTGGCAGTTCACCAACCCTACGAAAGGCGTTGTTAAGTTCGCTGAAAGACACAAAACAGATGGCCATCAACCTGAGCGGGGTGAGCTACATCGATAGCTCCGGGATCGCCTCATTAGTGGAGGTCCTCAAGGAAGCGCAGGATTCGAAGAAAAGGCTCGTCCTCTATGGGGTGGGGGGGGCCGTTTTACAGGTGTTGCAACTCACACGTCTGACTGGAGTTTTTGAGATACTCGAAACCGAGGAGCAGGTGCTCCAGGCTTCAACCCCAAACGTTAGAGATCGGGCTTGA
- a CDS encoding ABC transporter ATP-binding protein — MTDPSNEAAISVVNLRVSYGEREILHGITFDVRRGETMVILGGSGSGKSTLLRTLVGLEKPTSGEVWIQGANTAKISDREMDSIRKKIGMSFQGSALFGSMTVGENVALPLREHTDLEESTIKVMVRIKLGQVGLANFEDYMPSELSGGMKKRAAVARALAMDPEILFFDEPSAGLDPIIAAGLDELILELKKAYAITMVVVTHELSSAFLIADRMVYVDRGQIIALGTKEEFQASDHPRVRQFLDRRPEPEVVQELDYLQMLTEGQKKTRS; from the coding sequence ATGACTGACCCTTCTAATGAGGCGGCCATTTCAGTGGTCAATCTCCGCGTGAGCTACGGTGAGCGCGAGATCCTTCACGGCATTACGTTCGACGTGCGTCGAGGGGAGACCATGGTGATCCTGGGCGGATCGGGTTCAGGAAAGAGCACCCTATTGAGAACGCTGGTTGGTTTGGAAAAGCCGACCTCCGGCGAAGTGTGGATTCAAGGCGCCAACACGGCGAAGATCTCCGATCGCGAAATGGACTCGATTCGCAAGAAGATTGGCATGTCATTCCAGGGCTCGGCGCTGTTCGGATCGATGACTGTCGGCGAAAACGTTGCGCTGCCTTTGCGCGAGCATACCGATCTCGAAGAATCCACGATCAAGGTCATGGTAAGGATCAAGCTGGGACAAGTTGGCCTGGCCAATTTTGAGGACTACATGCCTTCGGAACTCAGCGGGGGCATGAAAAAGCGAGCCGCTGTGGCGCGCGCACTGGCCATGGATCCCGAGATACTGTTTTTCGACGAGCCGTCGGCGGGACTGGACCCCATCATCGCCGCGGGACTCGACGAACTGATCCTGGAGCTCAAGAAGGCTTACGCCATCACGATGGTGGTGGTGACCCACGAATTGTCCAGCGCCTTTCTCATCGCCGACCGCATGGTCTATGTCGACCGCGGTCAGATCATTGCGTTGGGCACTAAAGAAGAATTCCAGGCGAGCGATCATCCGCGCGTTCGCCAGTTTCTGGATCGAAGACCGGAGCCTGAGGTGGTTCAGGAACTCGATTACCTGCAGATGCTCACGGAGGGCCAAAAGAAGACAAGATCCTAA
- a CDS encoding MlaE family ABC transporter permease, which translates to MKAAERIVAIPARVGFRTISSLAYIGDLANLASQSAYFTFIGPFRGRRLHPQRAFHQAMAIGVEAIPIVSLITFFVGLIMALQSAYELRKLGALELVAAAVAVSILRELGPLLTAIVVIGRSGSAFAAEIGTKKVTEEVDALKTMAFDPVAFLVAPKFLAMLFMMPALSIWADFMGVVGGCVFGVAAANYTIRSYFEATRNAIVARDIYTGLIKSVLFGMVITAVGCKEGFSTGAGAEEVGRSTTAAVVTSIALVILVDLVFTSLFYLINPS; encoded by the coding sequence TTGAAAGCCGCAGAAAGAATTGTAGCGATACCTGCCCGGGTGGGCTTCCGGACCATAAGCAGCCTGGCCTACATAGGCGACCTGGCGAACCTCGCAAGCCAGTCTGCCTATTTCACCTTTATAGGCCCTTTCCGTGGTCGACGCCTGCACCCTCAGCGGGCTTTTCATCAAGCCATGGCTATCGGCGTGGAAGCCATACCCATTGTCTCGCTGATTACGTTTTTTGTCGGCTTGATCATGGCCCTGCAAAGCGCCTATGAGCTGCGTAAGTTGGGAGCCCTGGAGTTAGTGGCTGCGGCCGTGGCCGTCTCGATTCTCCGCGAACTTGGGCCGTTGCTTACCGCTATCGTTGTGATCGGCCGTTCGGGGTCCGCTTTCGCCGCGGAGATCGGTACTAAGAAGGTGACGGAGGAAGTGGATGCCCTCAAAACCATGGCTTTTGATCCGGTTGCCTTTCTAGTCGCACCAAAGTTTCTCGCTATGCTGTTCATGATGCCGGCCCTGTCGATCTGGGCCGACTTCATGGGTGTGGTCGGCGGGTGCGTCTTCGGTGTCGCGGCTGCGAATTACACGATCCGCTCTTACTTCGAGGCGACGCGAAACGCGATCGTTGCGCGCGACATCTATACCGGCCTCATAAAGAGTGTACTTTTCGGCATGGTGATCACCGCTGTCGGATGTAAGGAGGGTTTTTCAACAGGAGCCGGCGCCGAGGAAGTGGGACGCTCGACAACCGCAGCTGTAGTTACTTCGATTGCCCTTGTTATCTTGGTTGACCTGGTGTTTACGAGCTTGTTCTATCTTATCAATCCTTCTTAA
- a CDS encoding MlaD family protein codes for MREPALVGFFVLIAAALLIGTILAVSGAFTHGGVPFHTYFKSAGGLMPGAMVRYGGMEAGKVDAVHVDPKDSTRIEIDFRVRPNIPVKTDSIAKITALGALSDNYVEIGTGKKDSPLAPPGSELKSAETLGIADLGDLIGSLTPVAKQTMQTLNQRLTELQVTIARVNDLLNDRNRANIGGSLGNLNAMLAEDRPKVSASLTNVQTASAKLAPLLDNLKKTMDEANTTLEHVDSLVVENRQDIRTIVVELKQTLLTASSLMEQLKSTTDNNADNIDQIIVNIRVTTENMKELTDSLKANPSLLIRGSARKDRKPGQK; via the coding sequence ATGCGAGAACCAGCACTAGTTGGCTTCTTTGTGTTGATTGCGGCTGCCCTGCTGATCGGGACGATTCTCGCTGTATCCGGCGCCTTTACACACGGAGGCGTCCCGTTTCACACCTATTTCAAGTCGGCTGGGGGCCTGATGCCCGGCGCCATGGTTCGCTACGGTGGCATGGAAGCCGGCAAGGTCGACGCAGTGCATGTGGACCCCAAAGACTCGACCCGCATTGAGATCGACTTCCGTGTGCGCCCCAACATTCCCGTGAAGACCGACAGCATCGCGAAGATCACCGCCCTGGGGGCCCTTTCCGACAACTACGTGGAGATCGGGACCGGAAAGAAAGACAGCCCACTCGCCCCACCTGGCAGCGAACTGAAGTCAGCCGAGACACTCGGAATTGCTGACCTCGGTGACTTGATTGGCAGCCTGACCCCTGTTGCCAAACAGACGATGCAGACTCTGAACCAGCGTCTCACCGAACTGCAAGTGACGATTGCCCGCGTCAACGACCTTTTGAACGACAGGAACCGCGCGAACATAGGCGGCAGTCTGGGGAACCTGAACGCCATGCTCGCTGAAGACCGGCCAAAGGTGTCAGCCAGCTTGACGAACGTACAAACGGCGAGTGCGAAGCTCGCCCCTTTGCTCGACAACCTCAAGAAGACCATGGATGAGGCGAACACGACCTTGGAGCACGTTGACTCTCTTGTAGTTGAGAATCGCCAGGACATCCGAACAATCGTCGTCGAGCTGAAACAGACCCTGCTTACCGCTTCTTCGCTGATGGAGCAGCTCAAGAGTACTACGGACAACAACGCGGACAACATTGACCAGATCATAGTGAATATTCGCGTTACAACCGAAAACATGAAAGAACTGACGGATTCGTTGAAGGCCAATCCTTCATTGCTTATTCGCGGAAGCGCCCGGAAGGACCGAAAACCCGGCCAGAAGTGA
- a CDS encoding ABC-type transport auxiliary lipoprotein family protein, with product MHRIARLVLISALALSLNGCAKSKPIHYYTVRLPVAPTLTTSAHPVSLLVGSIAGAEIYRDTPIVYRIGTNQIGAYQYSRWVEPPVELVKNKLIRVLSTSGDYQSVTGLGSNSVGQFVVRGRLYEFAEVDGANITGLVSMEFELFDRKSGKLLWTHFYSQSEPAQSKEISAVVTALDTNLDHGLKEVAAGLNQYFSANPVGKS from the coding sequence ATGCATCGAATAGCCCGATTAGTTCTTATATCCGCGCTCGCCTTGAGCCTAAACGGCTGCGCCAAGAGCAAGCCCATCCACTATTACACTGTGAGGCTCCCTGTGGCGCCCACACTGACGACAAGCGCACATCCCGTGTCCTTATTGGTTGGAAGCATTGCGGGGGCGGAAATATATCGAGACACACCGATTGTGTATCGCATTGGCACCAACCAGATTGGCGCGTACCAGTACAGTCGTTGGGTGGAACCGCCGGTCGAATTGGTAAAGAACAAATTGATACGCGTGCTGAGTACTTCAGGCGATTACCAGTCCGTGACTGGCCTTGGGAGCAATTCGGTCGGACAATTCGTGGTCCGCGGCAGGCTCTACGAATTTGCGGAAGTCGATGGTGCGAACATCACTGGACTCGTGTCCATGGAGTTCGAGCTCTTTGACCGAAAGTCAGGCAAGCTCTTGTGGACGCATTTCTATTCCCAGTCTGAACCGGCGCAGAGCAAGGAGATCTCAGCGGTCGTTACGGCGCTGGATACCAATCTCGATCATGGGCTGAAAGAGGTCGCCGCCGGACTCAACCAGTACTTCTCGGCGAATCCTGTCGGTAAGTCTTGA
- a CDS encoding ATP-binding protein — MDFRLKLVVPSDPRFLSIARAAVSGVGAICGLSEESCQGITLAVDEALANIIRHAYKSRYDQEIELDCQVSADRIVFRLLDQGEPPDPARVCGQPLNDVSLSGRGTHLIRAIMDEVCYEQTAGKNVLRLIKKLPGTQVNTAGG, encoded by the coding sequence ATGGACTTCCGTTTGAAACTTGTTGTGCCAAGCGATCCTCGCTTCTTATCGATTGCCCGCGCTGCGGTAAGCGGGGTAGGTGCGATCTGCGGTTTGTCTGAGGAATCGTGCCAAGGAATCACTTTGGCCGTTGATGAGGCCTTAGCTAATATCATCCGTCACGCGTACAAGAGCCGTTATGACCAGGAGATCGAATTGGACTGTCAAGTGAGTGCGGATCGAATCGTATTTAGACTCCTCGACCAGGGTGAGCCACCAGACCCGGCCAGGGTATGCGGACAGCCCCTGAATGACGTCTCGCTGAGTGGGCGAGGAACGCACTTGATCAGGGCGATCATGGATGAGGTGTGTTATGAACAAACTGCGGGGAAGAACGTGCTCAGATTAATCAAGAAACTTCCTGGCACCCAGGTGAATACTGCCGGTGGGTAA
- a CDS encoding hybrid sensor histidine kinase/response regulator: MMALLRNLTIRTKLLLAGLPLALMVVVAALYSSILSSRIDTAYSELIDHDAKTQQTMSAARSDTNGFGLYLYQEIAEVDPDRIQSIEEKLNNIAADYRSRVADALRQSPDHAKEIKATGELFDKFVADARPVRAAALVNNNEKAMNLMRGSVAAEMEKALQAAIDLEDELRASVDQQSNDLTRTTHRVILIKWLVVCLGFAATLALTLYIAQTQVIRELLNVRGSVQALADGRLDESIRYLDQTNEIGAITRALSTLQGNAREREVQHWVKAEVSAITVELQASESFAAVGRCLFSRLSKSIPLLYGALYVADESLTRFARVGGFALNSPDQAPEFALGEGLVGQTALERRPLVVTASEGDRVLVSTGMGTVSPHTLLFMPVVRKEVAVGVLEMAPISSLSERQQAFLDALLPALAVNSEILDANIKTRKLLEQTQAQAEKLVISERQIIARKEELEASNQALEASEAELRRAKEVAEEATRIKSDFLANMSHEIRTPMNAIIGMAHLAMKTELNPRQKGYIRKIQQSGQHLLGIINDILDFSKIEAGKLSIETIDFDIEKVLENVSTLISEKATAKGLELIFDIDPRVSTHSKGDPLRLGQILINYCNNAVKFTERGEIVVKTRVQKEDENGQLVHFSVRDTGIGLTEEQMGRLFQAFEQADASTTRQHGGTGLGLAISKKLAQLMGGDVGVTSEVGKGSTFWFTAYLAKSDVTARHLARPDLRGRRALIIDDNAQAREIESSMLTSMTFVVHEAPSGLEGIEMVRQAAERNEPYDIVFIDWQMPGLDGIETGKRIRVLPGLAAPPHLVMVTAYGREEVLKQAEGAAFDSVLIKPVTPSMLFDSAIQALSGDHEAPREVEASPALNLDQLHGARVLLVEDNEVNQEVALGLLEPAHMSIDVAENGEVAVRMVSEHDYDLVLMDMQMPVMDGISATKVIRSNPRFSALPIIAMTANAMDTDRDMCLQAGMNDHVSKPIDPDAMFATVTKWIKPRHELSEPPAQKVEATPSQNLPGVPEIEGIDIKDGLKRVGGNSRLYRDLLMKFAAKHTDASLQISDALHIGDRSTAERIAHTVKGVAGNLGIKPVQFAAEKLEKAIRESDSASPTILQDFTSVLRTQIDAIEQALPSETLELEIESKKSFDPAAASHEIARLRSLLEASDGDSEETFRSLQTILSSQVEKARLDALGADISDFNFTGALLKLDDIVKVHSLNSEEVKG, translated from the coding sequence ATGATGGCCCTACTAAGAAATCTGACAATTCGAACCAAGCTGCTTCTTGCCGGACTTCCGCTGGCACTGATGGTGGTTGTAGCGGCACTATATTCGTCGATTTTAAGTAGCAGGATCGACACAGCGTATAGCGAATTGATCGACCATGACGCCAAGACGCAGCAGACCATGTCGGCGGCACGATCCGATACGAATGGATTTGGTCTTTACCTCTACCAAGAGATCGCCGAGGTCGACCCCGATAGAATACAGTCCATCGAGGAGAAGCTAAACAACATTGCAGCCGACTACCGCTCACGTGTCGCTGACGCGCTTCGCCAGAGTCCCGATCACGCCAAGGAAATCAAGGCGACTGGTGAACTTTTCGATAAATTCGTAGCTGACGCGCGTCCAGTTCGTGCCGCCGCCTTAGTCAACAATAACGAAAAGGCCATGAATTTGATGCGCGGAAGCGTAGCCGCGGAGATGGAAAAGGCGCTGCAGGCTGCCATTGACTTGGAGGACGAACTGCGAGCGTCCGTAGACCAGCAATCTAACGATCTCACCAGAACAACTCACCGCGTCATTCTGATCAAATGGCTGGTCGTCTGCCTCGGCTTTGCGGCAACTTTAGCCCTCACCCTTTATATCGCCCAGACTCAAGTCATTCGCGAGTTACTGAACGTGCGCGGCAGCGTGCAGGCCCTTGCCGATGGACGGCTGGATGAATCCATCCGCTACCTCGATCAGACGAACGAAATTGGTGCGATCACCCGCGCGCTGAGCACCCTTCAAGGTAATGCTCGTGAGCGCGAAGTTCAGCACTGGGTGAAGGCGGAGGTTTCGGCTATCACTGTGGAACTGCAAGCCTCCGAGAGTTTTGCAGCGGTTGGGAGATGTTTGTTTTCGCGCCTCTCGAAGTCCATCCCGCTGCTTTATGGAGCTCTTTATGTCGCCGACGAGAGTCTTACTCGTTTCGCTCGCGTCGGTGGCTTTGCGCTCAATAGTCCAGATCAAGCCCCGGAGTTTGCTTTGGGCGAGGGGCTCGTCGGGCAGACTGCGCTCGAACGGCGGCCTTTAGTGGTCACTGCAAGCGAGGGTGATCGCGTCCTTGTTTCGACCGGGATGGGAACTGTTTCGCCCCATACTCTCTTGTTTATGCCGGTAGTCCGTAAAGAAGTTGCGGTGGGAGTGCTGGAAATGGCACCGATTTCATCGCTATCGGAGCGCCAGCAGGCGTTCCTCGATGCACTGCTGCCTGCTTTGGCCGTGAACTCGGAGATATTGGACGCCAATATAAAGACCAGAAAGCTTCTCGAACAGACTCAAGCCCAGGCTGAAAAGCTCGTTATTTCCGAACGCCAGATCATCGCTCGCAAAGAAGAACTCGAGGCCAGCAACCAGGCTTTGGAGGCATCTGAAGCAGAGTTGCGACGCGCGAAGGAAGTCGCAGAAGAAGCCACAAGGATCAAATCGGACTTCCTGGCCAATATGAGCCATGAGATCCGAACACCGATGAATGCCATCATCGGCATGGCGCATCTGGCGATGAAGACCGAGCTCAATCCCCGTCAAAAGGGTTATATCCGAAAGATTCAACAGTCCGGGCAGCACCTGTTGGGCATCATTAATGACATCCTGGATTTTTCGAAGATCGAGGCTGGCAAGTTATCCATCGAAACCATCGACTTCGATATTGAAAAAGTGTTGGAAAACGTCAGCACTCTGATCTCCGAGAAGGCCACCGCCAAAGGTCTGGAGCTAATCTTCGACATCGACCCTCGAGTTTCCACCCACTCCAAAGGGGACCCGCTTCGCCTCGGGCAAATCCTCATCAATTACTGCAACAATGCAGTCAAATTCACAGAGCGTGGCGAGATCGTCGTCAAGACTCGTGTCCAGAAGGAAGATGAAAACGGCCAACTGGTTCACTTCTCGGTCAGAGACACTGGCATCGGCCTCACCGAGGAGCAAATGGGCCGTCTCTTCCAGGCGTTCGAACAGGCAGATGCCTCCACTACGCGCCAGCACGGAGGGACCGGCCTGGGCCTCGCGATCTCCAAAAAATTGGCGCAGCTGATGGGAGGCGATGTCGGAGTTACCAGCGAGGTAGGAAAGGGCAGCACATTTTGGTTTACCGCCTATCTTGCCAAGAGCGACGTCACAGCGAGGCATCTCGCCAGGCCAGACCTTCGTGGTCGACGCGCCCTGATCATCGACGACAACGCGCAGGCTCGTGAGATCGAGTCGAGCATGCTGACAAGCATGACATTCGTGGTGCATGAAGCGCCATCCGGCCTGGAAGGTATCGAGATGGTCCGGCAAGCCGCTGAACGCAACGAGCCCTACGACATCGTCTTTATCGATTGGCAGATGCCCGGCCTCGATGGCATCGAAACGGGCAAACGGATTCGTGTACTACCGGGGCTAGCGGCCCCACCGCACCTGGTCATGGTGACAGCCTATGGTCGTGAAGAGGTGTTGAAGCAGGCTGAGGGGGCCGCCTTTGACAGCGTGCTCATCAAACCTGTAACTCCTTCGATGCTCTTTGACTCAGCCATCCAGGCTCTGAGTGGTGATCATGAGGCGCCGCGCGAAGTCGAGGCCAGTCCAGCTCTCAATCTCGACCAACTACACGGCGCAAGGGTGCTGCTGGTGGAGGACAATGAAGTCAATCAGGAGGTTGCCCTCGGGCTGCTTGAGCCTGCCCATATGTCCATTGACGTGGCAGAGAATGGCGAGGTTGCGGTCCGGATGGTGAGCGAACATGATTACGACCTCGTCCTGATGGACATGCAGATGCCCGTAATGGATGGAATCTCCGCGACCAAGGTGATCAGGTCCAACCCACGCTTCAGTGCGCTGCCCATCATTGCCATGACCGCCAACGCAATGGACACGGACCGGGACATGTGCCTGCAAGCGGGGATGAACGATCATGTGAGCAAGCCCATCGATCCCGATGCGATGTTTGCGACGGTGACGAAGTGGATAAAGCCGCGCCACGAGCTCTCCGAACCTCCGGCTCAGAAGGTTGAGGCTACCCCATCGCAAAATCTCCCCGGCGTGCCGGAAATTGAAGGTATCGACATCAAGGATGGTCTCAAGCGAGTGGGGGGAAACAGCCGTCTGTACCGGGACCTGCTTATGAAGTTTGCGGCGAAACACACTGACGCGTCGCTGCAGATCTCAGACGCTCTGCATATCGGTGACCGGAGCACGGCTGAGCGAATCGCTCACACAGTGAAAGGAGTCGCCGGCAACCTCGGTATCAAGCCAGTCCAGTTCGCCGCCGAGAAATTGGAGAAGGCGATTCGAGAGAGCGATTCGGCATCCCCAACGATTCTCCAGGACTTCACCTCAGTCCTGCGCACTCAGATCGATGCCATTGAGCAGGCTTTACCATCGGAAACACTCGAGCTCGAAATCGAATCGAAGAAAAGCTTCGATCCTGCCGCGGCTTCACATGAAATCGCACGTTTGCGCAGCCTGCTCGAGGCCAGCGACGGCGATTCGGAGGAGACGTTTCGTAGTCTACAAACTATTCTCTCAAGCCAGGTCGAGAAGGCGCGACTGGATGCACTTGGTGCGGACATAAGCGATTTCAATTTCACTGGGGCGCTGTTGAAGCTCGACGACATCGTTAAGGTTCATAGCTTGAACTCGGAAGAGGTAAAGGGATGA